A single Cryomorphaceae bacterium DNA region contains:
- a CDS encoding ATPase — MILIAESGSTKCDWVLLNRDGSEADRFSTMGFNPYFHSARFVAEHLRNLQRVQKLRKDVEMIFFYGAGCSTEPLKQEIKRGLEQVFVHAEIEVDHDLVAAAYSTYNGEPEIACIIGTGSNSCYFDGHSLREEVPALAFILGDEASGSYLGKKLLSAFLYKQLPKSIEEDFLATYHTDKDEIIDNVYNQPNANVYLAGFARFVSKHKEDPFFEKIIYEGFLLFLRMHVLCFPESKNTTVNFVGSVAYHMESLLRRACKDLDIKYGRVIKKPVDGLVAYHLKHKIQLEA; from the coding sequence ATGATCCTGATCGCAGAAAGTGGTTCTACCAAATGCGATTGGGTGTTGTTGAACCGAGATGGAAGTGAAGCCGATCGATTCTCTACGATGGGCTTCAACCCGTATTTCCACAGCGCCCGATTCGTCGCTGAGCATTTGCGCAATTTACAGCGCGTGCAAAAGCTCCGAAAGGATGTCGAGATGATATTCTTTTACGGAGCCGGATGCTCTACCGAACCGCTCAAACAAGAAATTAAACGAGGCCTAGAACAGGTCTTTGTACACGCAGAGATCGAAGTCGATCACGACTTGGTTGCCGCTGCCTATTCCACCTATAATGGGGAACCAGAAATCGCCTGTATCATTGGTACGGGTTCGAACTCCTGCTATTTTGACGGGCACTCTTTACGGGAAGAGGTTCCGGCATTGGCCTTTATCTTAGGTGATGAAGCGAGTGGTTCCTATCTGGGGAAAAAATTGTTGAGTGCCTTTCTCTACAAACAGCTACCCAAGAGTATTGAAGAGGACTTCTTGGCCACTTATCATACAGATAAGGACGAAATCATTGACAACGTATATAATCAACCCAACGCCAACGTATACTTGGCCGGTTTTGCTCGATTTGTCAGTAAGCACAAGGAGGATCCCTTTTTCGAAAAAATCATCTATGAGGGCTTTTTGCTCTTCTTGCGCATGCATGTCCTCTGTTTCCCTGAATCCAAGAACACGACGGTCAACTTTGTGGGGTCCGTTGCCTATCACATGGAATCCCTCCTTCGTCGGGCGTGTAAGGATTTAGACATCAAATACGGTAGAGTAATCAAGAAGCCCGTGGACGGTTTGGTAGCCTATCATTTGAAGCACAAAATTCAACTCGAAGCATGA
- the pgmB gene encoding beta-phosphoglucomutase, translating into MPIKAFLFDLDGVIVDTAKYHFIAWKRLANELGVDFTEEENEQLKGVSRRGSIEKIMEWGNIQLSEEEIEHWMKVKNDWYLELIAHMNPNETLAGAKECLEQAQAHGIKIALGSASKNAPMILRQCELEDFFEAVIDGTKVTHSKPHPEVFLKGAAALGVAPEECVVFEDSKAGIEAAIAGGMRTVAIGTPEILPGAEVYVEGLHEFNTATYLS; encoded by the coding sequence ATGCCTATTAAAGCCTTCCTTTTTGATTTAGACGGGGTCATTGTCGATACGGCGAAGTATCATTTCATCGCGTGGAAAAGACTCGCCAACGAGTTGGGGGTGGATTTTACCGAAGAGGAAAATGAACAGCTCAAAGGAGTGAGCCGTCGCGGAAGTATTGAGAAGATCATGGAATGGGGGAATATTCAATTGAGCGAAGAAGAAATCGAGCACTGGATGAAGGTGAAAAACGATTGGTACCTTGAACTGATCGCTCACATGAACCCTAATGAAACTCTTGCTGGAGCCAAAGAATGTCTCGAACAAGCTCAGGCACACGGAATTAAAATTGCCCTGGGATCTGCATCGAAGAATGCACCTATGATATTGAGGCAATGCGAACTAGAAGATTTTTTTGAAGCCGTTATTGACGGAACCAAGGTTACACACTCCAAACCGCACCCTGAAGTATTTCTGAAAGGTGCTGCGGCGCTTGGCGTAGCGCCAGAAGAATGTGTCGTCTTTGAGGATTCCAAAGCGGGTATTGAAGCGGCCATCGCAGGGGGAATGCGTACGGTGGCCATTGGAACTCCGGAAATTCTTCCCGGCGCAGAGGTCTACGTCGAAGGACTCCATGAATTCAATACGGCAACATACCTAAGTTAA
- a CDS encoding MFS transporter, whose amino-acid sequence MAQSVPHAHGEATAAEKPRLGLGTIINLSMGFMGIQMGFGLQNGNASRILQNFGADVHQLSWFWLVAPFTGLIVQPIIGHMGDNTWTKLGRRKPYFLIGAIMAALGLIFLPNSNLLAGESLSATEFIGISAVLWIGVLFLALMDASFNISMEPFRALVGDMLPKSQGTIGFSVQTILIAIGAIIGSWLPYVLTNFFGVSNVAEEGSVPMSVVWSFYIGAILLLATIIYTIATIKEYSPEDFKKYMGESAEEEGPKQNMFKEIFADAMKMPRRMQRLGWVQFFSWFGLFTMWVYTTSALATHHYGLSPTDTHSADFNEAGNLTGYLFGWYNAFALPFAFLLTPLAKRTSRKFVHFIALLSGGLGLLGLYFLPTDWLILSMLGIGFAWASILSMPYALLIDSLPINKMGIYMGIFNFFIVIPQIINGLIGGPIIHAFFDDYAMPYLVTGGLFFVLAAILTLRIKEPLFGEAETLDASTEV is encoded by the coding sequence ATGGCACAATCTGTACCCCACGCCCACGGCGAAGCAACAGCCGCTGAAAAACCAAGACTAGGTCTAGGGACCATCATTAACCTCAGCATGGGGTTTATGGGAATTCAGATGGGCTTTGGCCTTCAGAACGGTAACGCGAGTCGAATCCTTCAGAACTTTGGCGCCGATGTTCATCAACTGAGCTGGTTCTGGCTTGTAGCTCCCTTTACCGGTCTTATTGTGCAGCCCATCATTGGGCACATGGGAGACAATACATGGACCAAACTCGGCCGACGTAAACCCTACTTCTTGATCGGGGCCATCATGGCTGCGCTAGGTTTGATTTTCCTCCCGAATTCGAACCTCCTGGCGGGCGAGTCACTCTCGGCAACTGAGTTTATCGGAATCAGCGCAGTCCTTTGGATCGGCGTTCTTTTCTTGGCCTTGATGGATGCAAGTTTCAACATCAGTATGGAACCCTTCCGAGCGCTTGTCGGAGACATGCTTCCAAAATCTCAGGGGACCATTGGCTTCAGTGTACAGACCATATTGATTGCCATCGGCGCCATTATTGGTTCTTGGCTGCCTTATGTATTGACCAATTTCTTCGGTGTATCCAACGTAGCCGAGGAAGGCTCCGTTCCGATGAGCGTCGTTTGGTCCTTTTACATCGGTGCTATTCTTCTACTGGCCACCATCATTTACACCATTGCCACCATTAAGGAATACTCCCCTGAAGACTTCAAGAAATACATGGGTGAATCGGCGGAGGAAGAAGGTCCAAAGCAAAACATGTTCAAGGAGATCTTTGCGGACGCCATGAAAATGCCTCGACGAATGCAGCGTTTAGGCTGGGTTCAGTTCTTCTCTTGGTTTGGACTGTTCACCATGTGGGTCTACACCACATCAGCTTTGGCAACGCATCACTACGGTCTTTCTCCTACGGATACCCATTCGGCTGACTTCAATGAAGCGGGTAATCTGACGGGATACCTCTTTGGTTGGTACAACGCCTTTGCCCTTCCCTTTGCCTTCTTGCTCACCCCATTAGCCAAGAGGACCAGCCGTAAATTTGTCCACTTCATCGCGCTGTTGAGCGGAGGTCTGGGCTTACTTGGGCTGTACTTCTTGCCAACAGACTGGTTGATCTTGAGCATGCTCGGCATCGGATTTGCCTGGGCAAGTATTCTGTCCATGCCCTATGCCCTGCTGATTGATTCGCTACCCATCAACAAGATGGGTATCTACATGGGTATCTTCAACTTCTTCATTGTGATCCCTCAAATCATCAACGGTTTGATTGGAGGTCCAATCATCCACGCCTTTTTTGACGACTACGCCATGCCCTACTTGGTGACCGGCGGACTGTTCTTTGTATTAGCGGCGATTCTGACCCTGCGCATTAAAGAGCCCCTTTTCGGGGAGGCCGAAACTTTGGACGCAAGTACGGAAGTCTAA
- a CDS encoding alpha-amylase → MMKNFAIALAGVLLATACSRGPATKLHQGPEMIGLAGPLVLTKDNPDFYPGDYIVDTLSLDRLEFEHMEVARDKAFQLYPESSKDQYGWVELHAMNGDSYDVPVFFAPIEPINFEYRGAADSVFIFGTFNAWNRGADKMADQGNLFRTTLELAPDTYQFKYYVWKNGTATEVVDVSMDSISNGMGGFNSNLVVPHSGEGPAMLEPKLADQRTIELEGLADDQHVLAYWQNQRLELDSLSSGHYRINIPEIDESSSYAEGRSHLRVFSVRNFQRSNDLLIPLDAGNIITDVDALDRSDWQTARMYFMMVDRFKNGKTENDSAVDDPDIKPIANYYGGDIPGITQVVESGFFDELHMNTVWISPIVQNPWDAWGLWDKGGVTSKFSGYHGYWPISNVRPDVRFGTPEEVRSLLDASHDRGFNVLTDYVANHVHQLHPIFIDHPDWATPLYLPDGTLNTERWDDQRLTTWFDTFMPTLELRNPEVVNVMTDSAMVWVADYDFDGFRHDATKHIDELYWRTLTRKIKEAKLDRRIYQIGETYGSPELINSYVSNGMLDAQFDFNVYDAAVSAFVNEDASSVENLVTTLKQSWNTYGYHNLMGYISGNQDRSRFITLASGDVRMDEDQKLAGWTRDIPKPQPTAYRQLATLHALNFAIPGIPVIYYGDEYGMWGANDPDNRKMMKFTGYDADEAALRADVEALAAARTREMALLYGETEIEIDGESVIHITRTYLGDKIQIWINPGSAPVPCDASSEGILAGHLVEGDDGNVLEAHSFVYIKE, encoded by the coding sequence ATGATGAAGAATTTTGCCATTGCATTGGCCGGAGTATTACTCGCAACGGCCTGTAGTCGTGGACCAGCTACTAAGCTCCATCAAGGCCCTGAGATGATAGGTCTGGCCGGTCCCTTAGTGTTGACCAAAGACAACCCTGATTTCTACCCTGGGGACTACATCGTCGATACCCTAAGTCTGGATCGCCTAGAGTTCGAGCACATGGAAGTTGCGCGCGACAAGGCCTTCCAATTGTACCCGGAGTCATCGAAGGATCAATACGGATGGGTGGAATTGCACGCCATGAATGGTGACTCCTATGATGTCCCCGTATTCTTTGCTCCTATTGAACCCATCAATTTTGAGTATCGAGGGGCTGCCGATTCCGTTTTCATTTTTGGAACCTTCAATGCGTGGAACCGGGGAGCGGATAAGATGGCGGATCAAGGCAATCTTTTCCGCACGACTTTGGAACTTGCCCCCGACACGTATCAATTCAAATACTACGTCTGGAAGAACGGCACTGCGACCGAAGTGGTGGACGTGTCCATGGACAGCATCTCCAATGGCATGGGAGGGTTCAATTCCAACCTAGTGGTCCCGCATTCAGGCGAAGGTCCTGCCATGCTCGAGCCCAAGCTGGCCGATCAGCGGACCATTGAGCTCGAAGGACTCGCGGACGATCAGCACGTTTTGGCCTACTGGCAAAACCAGCGACTAGAACTGGATAGTCTATCCTCAGGCCATTACCGAATCAATATTCCCGAAATTGACGAGAGCTCGAGCTATGCCGAAGGGCGCAGTCACCTTCGTGTCTTCAGCGTTCGGAACTTTCAGCGCTCCAACGACCTCTTGATTCCCTTGGACGCCGGAAATATTATTACCGACGTTGACGCGCTCGACCGTTCCGACTGGCAGACCGCACGCATGTACTTCATGATGGTGGACCGTTTCAAAAATGGCAAAACCGAGAACGACAGCGCCGTGGATGACCCGGATATCAAACCGATTGCCAACTACTACGGGGGCGATATCCCGGGGATCACGCAAGTCGTTGAATCCGGGTTCTTCGACGAATTGCACATGAACACGGTTTGGATCTCTCCCATCGTTCAGAACCCTTGGGATGCCTGGGGTCTTTGGGACAAAGGAGGTGTCACCTCGAAGTTTAGCGGCTACCACGGGTATTGGCCCATCTCGAATGTCCGTCCAGACGTTCGCTTTGGAACGCCGGAAGAAGTTCGCTCCTTGCTCGATGCCTCTCACGATCGAGGCTTCAATGTATTGACCGATTACGTAGCCAACCACGTCCACCAGCTGCACCCGATCTTTATCGATCACCCGGATTGGGCTACGCCGCTGTACTTGCCGGATGGCACGCTCAACACCGAGCGATGGGACGATCAGCGCCTGACCACGTGGTTTGACACCTTCATGCCCACCTTAGAACTCCGAAACCCGGAAGTCGTCAATGTCATGACAGACTCGGCTATGGTTTGGGTTGCCGATTACGATTTTGACGGGTTCCGCCATGATGCCACAAAGCATATTGACGAATTGTATTGGCGGACCTTGACACGGAAGATTAAAGAAGCCAAACTCGATCGTCGCATTTACCAGATCGGTGAAACCTACGGCTCCCCCGAGCTGATCAACAGCTATGTGAGCAACGGGATGCTCGACGCTCAATTTGACTTCAATGTGTACGACGCTGCGGTGAGCGCCTTCGTGAATGAGGACGCCAGTTCTGTAGAGAACTTGGTGACAACCCTGAAGCAAAGCTGGAACACCTACGGTTACCACAACCTGATGGGCTACATTTCCGGGAATCAGGACCGCAGTCGATTTATTACCCTCGCCTCTGGTGACGTTCGAATGGACGAAGATCAGAAGCTCGCGGGTTGGACACGAGACATTCCGAAGCCTCAACCAACGGCCTATCGCCAGCTGGCTACGCTGCATGCGCTTAACTTCGCCATTCCCGGTATTCCGGTCATTTACTACGGTGATGAGTACGGCATGTGGGGCGCCAACGATCCCGACAACCGGAAAATGATGAAGTTCACAGGTTATGATGCGGATGAGGCAGCCCTACGGGCCGATGTAGAAGCCCTCGCAGCAGCTCGAACTCGCGAGATGGCACTGCTCTACGGAGAAACAGAGATCGAGATCGACGGTGAAAGCGTCATTCACATTACGCGAACCTATCTCGGGGATAAAATCCAGATTTGGATCAATCCAGGGTCTGCGCCAGTTCCATGCGATGCCTCTTCCGAGGGCATTCTAGCAGGCCACCTCGTGGAAGGTGATGATGGAAACGTATTAGAAGCACACAGTTTTGTCTATATCAAAGAATAA
- a CDS encoding glycoside hydrolase family 65 protein, with the protein MQAKYLEVDEWRIIERHWDPENHPKSESIFSIGNGRMGQRANFEEQYSGKSLRGSYIAGVYYPDKTKVGWWKNGYPEYFAKVLNSVNWIGLDVEVNGQMLDLAKVEVDSFYRELNMQEGYLLRSFEVTFPGGERIGVQAQRLYSMKRDEIGALSYSITPLNFDGEITLLPYLDFDVENEDTNWEEKFWDGVNQATQKAAAHVTAKTKKLDFHVCAAMRYEVLRDGVAEPAEETSEERNMFVGNRMKVSAREGQSITLQKYVGILSSMNHAKEDLVTKASERAQEGREAGFTQLLQEQKEAWAARWNNGDIVIEGDAEAQQGIRFNIFHMHQTYTGEDERLNIGPKGFTGEKYGGSTYWDTEAYCLPFYLATAEPHVARNLLVYRHKHLQKAIENAAKLGFTNGAALYPMVTMNGEECHNEWEITFEEIHRNGAIAYAIYNYVQHTQDYAYLGEFGLDVLIGIARFWSQRVHWSEHKQQFVMHGVTGPNEYENNINNNFYTNYIATWCLRYAGEAMDHVRENDADRWSAIAADLNWSEDERTRWNEIIEKMYYPEDADRGVYLQQEGFLDKELRRADSLADSERPINQHWSWDRILRSCFIKQADVLQGLYFFGHEFDRETLRRNFDFYEPMTVHESSLSPCIHVVLAAQLDYEEKALEMYHRTSRLDLDDYNREVHEGLHITSMAGTWISVVQGFGGMSVHGGALHFDPYLPSEWKGLNFRITWRGTHLAVNITPEEMEITNEGSVPAEFNLLGEHHSLQPGAAAVTGASKA; encoded by the coding sequence ATGCAAGCGAAATACCTAGAGGTCGATGAATGGCGCATCATCGAGCGTCACTGGGACCCCGAAAATCATCCAAAATCAGAGAGCATCTTTTCGATCGGAAACGGCCGCATGGGTCAGCGGGCCAATTTCGAGGAGCAGTATAGCGGAAAGAGTTTGCGCGGTTCCTACATCGCCGGAGTCTACTATCCAGATAAAACGAAAGTGGGCTGGTGGAAAAATGGTTATCCCGAATACTTCGCGAAGGTCCTCAACAGCGTGAACTGGATTGGCTTGGATGTTGAAGTCAACGGCCAAATGCTCGATTTAGCAAAGGTCGAAGTCGATTCTTTCTACCGTGAATTGAACATGCAAGAGGGCTACCTGCTGCGCTCCTTTGAAGTCACCTTCCCAGGTGGTGAGCGGATTGGCGTTCAGGCTCAGCGATTGTACAGCATGAAGCGCGACGAAATTGGTGCTTTGAGCTACAGCATTACCCCTTTGAATTTCGATGGTGAGATTACCCTCCTCCCCTACTTGGACTTCGACGTAGAAAACGAAGACACCAACTGGGAAGAGAAGTTCTGGGATGGCGTTAACCAAGCCACCCAAAAAGCGGCAGCCCATGTAACGGCCAAAACCAAGAAGTTGGATTTCCACGTATGTGCAGCTATGCGTTATGAAGTGTTGCGCGATGGAGTGGCCGAACCGGCCGAAGAGACCAGCGAGGAGCGCAATATGTTTGTAGGGAACCGGATGAAGGTATCGGCCCGTGAGGGCCAGAGCATCACGCTCCAAAAGTATGTGGGGATTCTGAGCTCCATGAATCACGCGAAAGAAGACTTGGTCACTAAGGCCAGCGAGCGTGCACAAGAGGGTCGTGAAGCTGGATTTACGCAGTTATTGCAGGAGCAAAAGGAGGCCTGGGCGGCCCGATGGAACAATGGGGACATTGTCATTGAGGGCGATGCCGAAGCACAACAGGGCATTCGCTTTAATATCTTCCATATGCATCAGACGTATACGGGGGAGGATGAGCGCTTGAACATCGGCCCGAAGGGCTTTACTGGAGAAAAATACGGGGGATCGACCTACTGGGATACGGAGGCTTATTGCCTTCCTTTCTACTTGGCGACAGCCGAACCGCACGTGGCCCGAAACCTTTTGGTGTATCGTCACAAGCACCTGCAAAAGGCCATTGAAAATGCTGCGAAACTCGGTTTTACTAATGGAGCGGCCTTATACCCAATGGTAACCATGAACGGTGAAGAATGCCACAATGAGTGGGAAATCACCTTTGAAGAAATTCACCGGAATGGGGCCATCGCCTATGCGATTTACAACTACGTTCAACACACCCAGGACTACGCCTACTTGGGCGAATTTGGTCTGGATGTGCTGATTGGTATTGCCCGATTCTGGAGTCAACGCGTGCACTGGAGCGAACACAAGCAGCAGTTCGTCATGCATGGGGTCACCGGGCCGAACGAGTACGAGAACAACATCAACAACAACTTCTATACGAACTACATCGCCACCTGGTGTTTGCGCTATGCAGGCGAAGCGATGGATCACGTTCGGGAGAATGATGCCGACCGATGGAGCGCAATCGCAGCCGATCTGAACTGGTCGGAGGACGAGCGCACGCGCTGGAACGAGATCATCGAGAAGATGTACTATCCGGAAGATGCCGATCGTGGCGTTTACTTGCAGCAAGAAGGATTCTTGGACAAAGAACTCCGCAGAGCGGATTCACTAGCGGACAGCGAACGCCCCATCAACCAGCATTGGAGCTGGGACCGCATTCTCCGCTCCTGCTTCATCAAGCAGGCGGATGTGTTGCAGGGACTGTACTTCTTCGGTCATGAATTCGACCGGGAGACCCTGCGTCGGAACTTCGATTTCTACGAGCCGATGACGGTTCACGAATCCAGTCTATCACCTTGTATTCACGTGGTGCTCGCGGCACAACTCGACTATGAGGAAAAGGCCTTGGAGATGTATCACCGAACCTCGCGCCTAGACCTCGACGATTACAATCGCGAAGTCCATGAGGGGCTGCACATCACCAGTATGGCAGGAACGTGGATCAGTGTGGTTCAAGGTTTTGGTGGCATGAGCGTGCACGGCGGAGCCCTGCACTTTGACCCCTATTTGCCTTCTGAATGGAAGGGCTTGAACTTCCGGATTACCTGGAGAGGGACCCACTTGGCGGTGAACATTACTCCGGAAGAAATGGAGATCACGAATGAAGGTTCTGTACCAGCTGAATTTAACCTCCTCGGAGAACACCACTCGCTTCAACCCGGAGCAGCGGCTGTGACGGGGGCGTCAAAAGCTTAA
- a CDS encoding methylglyoxal synthase: MIKNIVILAHNAMKPTMAEFIKEREEWLWGKRLVATGRSAEFLEKNEFKVPIVHLSPGQSGGYSEINDMISKGEVTLVLFFVDPDVKERHHPDIEALIEICIRQNVPLATNTATAELMILGHIRKEMAERMKH; this comes from the coding sequence ATGATTAAGAATATCGTCATCTTGGCCCACAATGCCATGAAGCCGACTATGGCCGAGTTCATTAAAGAACGTGAAGAGTGGTTGTGGGGAAAACGTTTGGTCGCTACCGGACGTTCAGCAGAGTTCCTGGAAAAGAACGAATTCAAAGTTCCCATTGTACACCTGAGCCCTGGTCAAAGCGGCGGATATTCGGAGATCAATGACATGATCTCGAAAGGTGAGGTAACACTCGTCTTGTTCTTCGTGGATCCGGACGTGAAAGAGCGTCACCATCCGGATATCGAAGCCTTAATTGAAATATGTATTCGTCAAAATGTTCCCTTAGCCACCAATACGGCTACGGCTGAATTGATGATCCTGGGTCATATTCGCAAAGAAATGGCCGAACGGATGAAACACTGA
- the gap gene encoding type I glyceraldehyde-3-phosphate dehydrogenase, with protein sequence MKTKVAINGFGRIGRLSFRNLVKNDALEVVAINDLTDPATLAHLLKYDSIHGRFDGEVSQEGDVITVNGQAIKIYSERNPADLPWGDLGVEIVLESTGVFRDAEKMGLHLQAGAKKVVLSAPAKGDVKTVVLGVNDDVLTSDDTLVSNASCTTNCLAPVAKVLHEEFGIQKGFMTTVHAYTADQNLQDAPHGDLRRARAAALSVIPTSTGAAAAVGKVLPELNGKLDGMAMRVPTPTGSATDLTVVLDRDVTKEEVNAAMKAAAEGPMKGILQYTEDPIVSADIIGNPYSSIFDAELTSASGNLVKIVSWYDNEAGYSARAVDLMVRLANM encoded by the coding sequence ATGAAAACTAAAGTAGCCATTAACGGATTCGGCCGAATTGGCCGATTGAGCTTCCGCAACCTCGTTAAGAACGATGCGTTGGAAGTTGTAGCGATCAATGATCTTACTGATCCCGCTACCTTGGCTCATTTGTTGAAATACGATTCTATTCACGGCCGTTTCGACGGAGAAGTGAGCCAAGAGGGTGACGTGATCACTGTGAATGGACAAGCGATCAAAATTTACAGCGAGCGCAATCCTGCGGATTTGCCATGGGGAGATCTCGGTGTAGAGATCGTTCTTGAATCTACTGGCGTTTTTCGCGATGCTGAAAAAATGGGATTGCACCTCCAGGCTGGTGCAAAGAAGGTAGTACTTAGTGCTCCAGCAAAAGGTGATGTGAAAACCGTTGTTCTCGGCGTAAATGACGATGTATTGACATCGGATGACACACTCGTGTCCAACGCTAGTTGTACCACCAACTGCCTTGCTCCAGTAGCTAAAGTATTACACGAGGAATTCGGCATTCAAAAAGGATTCATGACGACGGTACACGCGTACACGGCGGATCAGAATCTTCAGGATGCTCCTCACGGTGATTTGAGAAGAGCACGTGCCGCAGCCTTGAGTGTAATTCCAACCAGTACAGGGGCAGCAGCAGCTGTTGGTAAGGTATTGCCTGAATTGAACGGCAAATTGGACGGAATGGCTATGCGCGTTCCAACGCCGACCGGTTCAGCAACCGACTTAACGGTTGTTCTGGATCGCGATGTCACCAAAGAAGAAGTTAATGCAGCCATGAAGGCCGCAGCTGAAGGGCCTATGAAAGGAATCCTTCAATACACGGAAGACCCGATTGTATCCGCCGATATTATTGGAAATCCGTACAGCAGTATTTTTGATGCAGAGTTGACCTCAGCCAGTGGAAACCTGGTAAAAATCGTAAGTTGGTACGACAATGAAGCCGGTTATTCGGCTCGTGCCGTTGATTTGATGGTCCGCTTGGCCAATATGTAA
- a CDS encoding alpha-amylase has translation MMKKLLVFIWAGIALSCAGPQQEESAMEAQSEAPEAMESRHPEWVASATIYEVNIRQYTPEGTINAFAEHLPRLQELGVDILWIMPVQPIGEKNRKGPLGSYYSIQDYTAINPSFGTMDDFKAMVSQAHELGFKVILDWVTNHTSFDHGWTVDHPDFYTYDEDGNINVAKDNEGFLTDWTDVADLNFDNRDLWSAMAGEMRFWVDSTDIDGFRCDVAGFVPIEYWNFLTEERATWGKELFMLAEWAEPTDMQNFNMNYGWDVHHMTNEVAQGHKSPSDIEALRSVIDSNYTRDDIRMYFTTNHDENSWNGTVFERYGKAHFQWFAFCMTFDRGMPLIYSGQEVGLNRRLVFFDKDEIDWTVETDSLTGWNYKDFYTTMMDIYHKTPALYNGAYGGDFTPLIVNDEEGTYAYRRQLGESSVTMLFNFGDEAIQKSVESLELDSVYWVFDGQDEVCWDADKAEDIVVLGKQFMMFRK, from the coding sequence ATGATGAAGAAATTATTGGTATTTATTTGGGCCGGAATTGCTTTGAGCTGTGCCGGACCTCAACAAGAAGAGTCAGCTATGGAAGCACAATCCGAAGCTCCAGAAGCCATGGAGAGCCGTCATCCGGAATGGGTTGCTTCGGCTACCATTTACGAAGTCAACATTCGCCAATACACGCCTGAAGGGACCATCAATGCCTTTGCTGAACACCTACCGCGATTGCAAGAATTAGGCGTTGACATCCTTTGGATCATGCCCGTTCAACCCATCGGCGAAAAAAACCGAAAAGGTCCATTGGGTAGCTACTACTCCATTCAAGACTACACCGCCATTAATCCGAGTTTCGGGACGATGGACGATTTTAAAGCGATGGTCTCCCAAGCCCACGAATTGGGCTTCAAGGTCATCCTAGATTGGGTGACCAACCACACCTCATTCGACCACGGCTGGACCGTCGATCATCCCGACTTCTACACCTATGATGAAGACGGCAATATCAACGTCGCCAAAGACAACGAAGGGTTCTTGACCGACTGGACCGATGTTGCAGACTTGAACTTTGACAACCGAGATCTTTGGTCCGCCATGGCTGGCGAAATGCGCTTCTGGGTGGATTCAACCGACATCGACGGCTTCCGTTGTGACGTCGCTGGATTTGTGCCCATTGAATACTGGAATTTCTTGACAGAAGAACGTGCGACATGGGGGAAAGAGTTGTTCATGCTGGCAGAATGGGCAGAGCCAACCGACATGCAGAACTTCAACATGAACTACGGTTGGGACGTGCACCACATGACCAATGAAGTGGCCCAAGGACATAAATCGCCAAGTGATATTGAAGCACTTCGAAGCGTCATCGACAGCAACTACACCCGTGATGATATTCGCATGTACTTTACGACCAATCACGATGAGAATTCGTGGAACGGAACGGTCTTCGAACGTTATGGAAAAGCACATTTCCAATGGTTCGCCTTCTGTATGACTTTTGATCGAGGCATGCCCTTGATCTACAGCGGACAGGAAGTCGGTTTGAACCGCAGATTAGTTTTCTTCGACAAAGATGAAATCGATTGGACGGTGGAGACGGATTCGCTAACGGGCTGGAATTACAAGGACTTCTACACCACCATGATGGATATCTACCACAAAACGCCGGCCTTATACAATGGAGCCTATGGAGGTGACTTCACTCCGCTCATCGTCAATGACGAGGAAGGAACTTACGCCTACAGAAGACAATTAGGCGAAAGCTCAGTTACCATGCTTTTCAATTTCGGTGATGAGGCCATTCAAAAAAGCGTTGAATCATTGGAATTAGACAGCGTTTATTGGGTATTCGACGGGCAAGATGAAGTGTGCTGGGATGCAGACAAAGCAGAAGATATCGTAGTCCTAGGCAAGCAGTTCATGATGTTCCGCAAATAA